The proteins below are encoded in one region of Ricinus communis isolate WT05 ecotype wild-type chromosome 6, ASM1957865v1, whole genome shotgun sequence:
- the LOC8285978 gene encoding uncharacterized protein At2g39795, mitochondrial, which produces MWRKVLTVRQPIWRMISTRRSSTTNNMSSAVDSMLLRSLKDHYLEVAKMNPPPKVSPPSAFTILKGALDGNGPVLTRTYGNEEINISVMRLANIIPGGGGEDDDDGGINQLFLHVDVSKPGEQKSLHFLCGLYPDALGIHSVSMRSKIDDSGFLEVPSAYNGPLFEELDERMRDALHSYIEERGVNEGLFNFLQAWLYVKDHRNLMRWFKTVGTFINENKSANTS; this is translated from the exons ATGTGGAGGAAAGTGTTAACAGTGCGGCAGCCAATATGGCGCATGATATCAACTCGAAGAAGCTCCACCACGAACAACATGTCCTCCGCCGTAGATTCCATGTTGCTCCGCTCCCTTAAAGACCACTATCTCGAAGTTGCCAAAATGAACCCTCCTCCT AAAGTGAGCCCTCCATCAGCCTTTACAATACTGAAAGGGGCATTAGATGGAAATGGGCCCGTTCTCACTCGAACTTATGGGAATGAAGAGATTAATATCTCTGTTATGAGGCTGGCAAATATTATACCTGGTGGAGGGGGagaggatgatgatgatggtggCATTAATCAGTTGTTCCTTCATGTGGATGTCTCAAAGCCTGGAGAACAAAAATCGTTGCATTTTCTTTGTGGGTTGTATCCAGATGCGCTCGGCATTCACTCTGTTTCAATGAGGTCTAAAATTGATGACTCAGGCTTTCTTGAGGTTCCATCTGCATATAATGGCCCTCTTTTCGA GGAACTTGATGAGAGGATGAGAGATGCACTCCATAGTTACATAGAAGAACGAGGTGTGAATGAGGgtctctttaattttcttcaaGCATGGCTGTATGTGAAGGATCACCGAAATCTTATGCGGTGGTTTAAGACGGTGGGCACATTCATTAATGAGAATAAATCAGCTAACACTTCTTAG